The Micromonospora sp. WMMD961 genome has a segment encoding these proteins:
- the wecB gene encoding UDP-N-acetylglucosamine 2-epimerase (non-hydrolyzing), whose product MTRVMTLVGTRPEIIRLSRVMARLDDVVEHVLVHTGQNWDSSLSEIFFKELRIREPDRFLRVDTSTLGRVLGGVLVGVEEAIAELRPDALLVLGDTNSCIGALMARRLRVPVYHMEAGNRCFDLNVPEETNRRLVDHVADFNLVYTEHARRNLLAEGLHPRRILHTGSPMREVLEHYRTDIEASAILRQLELTPGRYFLVSAHREENVDSPDRLARLLECLRAVRDRWHFPVLVSTHPRTRKRLESLAPGAAALDGIAFHEPFGLLDYVHLQTKAYCTLSDSGTISEESAILNFAAVTLRESIERPEALDAGGIIMTGLDPHGVVEAIQVTVDQVRAEGVPCPVDYQVRDTSRRVVDFVLSTVRRHHDWAGIRR is encoded by the coding sequence ATGACCCGTGTGATGACGCTGGTGGGTACCCGGCCGGAGATCATCCGGCTCTCGCGCGTGATGGCGAGGCTGGACGACGTGGTGGAGCACGTGCTGGTCCACACCGGCCAGAACTGGGACAGCTCGTTGTCCGAGATCTTCTTCAAGGAGTTGCGGATCCGGGAGCCGGACCGGTTCCTGCGCGTGGACACCTCGACGCTCGGTCGGGTGCTCGGCGGCGTGCTGGTCGGTGTGGAGGAGGCAATCGCTGAGCTTCGGCCGGACGCGCTGCTCGTGCTCGGTGACACCAACAGCTGCATCGGCGCGCTGATGGCCCGCCGGCTGCGGGTACCCGTCTACCACATGGAGGCCGGCAACCGTTGTTTCGACCTCAACGTGCCGGAGGAGACGAACCGACGTCTGGTGGACCACGTCGCCGACTTCAATCTCGTCTACACGGAGCACGCCCGGCGGAACCTGCTGGCCGAAGGGCTGCACCCGCGCCGGATCCTGCACACCGGTTCACCCATGCGAGAGGTGCTCGAGCACTACCGGACGGACATCGAGGCCTCCGCGATCCTGCGGCAGCTGGAGCTGACGCCGGGCCGGTACTTCCTGGTCAGCGCGCACCGCGAGGAGAACGTGGACAGCCCGGACCGGTTGGCCCGGTTGCTGGAATGCCTCCGCGCTGTTCGTGACCGCTGGCACTTCCCGGTCCTGGTGTCCACCCACCCCCGGACCCGCAAACGGCTGGAGTCGTTGGCGCCCGGCGCGGCGGCGCTCGACGGGATCGCCTTCCACGAGCCGTTCGGTCTGCTCGACTACGTGCACCTGCAGACGAAGGCCTACTGCACGTTGTCGGACAGCGGCACGATCAGCGAGGAGTCGGCGATCCTCAACTTCGCCGCGGTGACGCTGCGGGAGTCGATCGAACGCCCCGAGGCGTTGGACGCCGGCGGCATCATCATGACCGGTCTCGACCCGCATGGTGTGGTGGAGGCGATCCAGGTGACCGTCGACCAGGTCCGCGCCGAGGGAGTCCCCTGTCCGGTCGACTACCAGGTTCGGGACACGTCCCGCCGGGTGGTCGACTTCGTCCTGTCCACGGTCCGCCGGCACCACGACTGGGCGGGCATCCGCCGCTGA
- a CDS encoding glycosyltransferase family 4 protein — MRVGLVSQWYPPEGVFIPGNLAQHLAARGHHVRVLTTYPSYPHGRLYPGWRQRWRHVEMQGAVAVRRVPAYPSHDTSALRRAASHLTFGLSSALAGPSWLGGVDVTYVYHPPPTAVAAAALVRAARRTPIVLHVQDMWPDSVLHSGMSPTGLAGRAVAGGLDVLMRSAYRLAAAIVVISPAMAALVVERGADPSRVRVVWNWTDDVLFRPVAPTDAARATLGRRDRCTVMFTGNLGLLQGVDTAIRAASAVRDRVDLVLVGSGAYEDEARRLATELNADNVRFVGRRAPTEMADLYAAADWQLVCLRDLPALRGTVPSKLQAAFACGAPVIAALGGDAAALVDSAGAGLVCPPGDWAALADRMRQAADTAAADRAAMGQRARLAYQERMCVRVGVDQFEDILTKVAAGKGRP; from the coding sequence GTGAGGGTCGGCCTGGTCAGCCAGTGGTATCCGCCGGAGGGTGTGTTCATCCCCGGCAACCTGGCACAGCACCTGGCCGCGCGCGGCCACCACGTCCGGGTGCTCACCACCTACCCGAGCTATCCGCACGGGCGGCTCTACCCGGGCTGGCGGCAACGCTGGCGGCATGTCGAGATGCAGGGCGCCGTCGCGGTGCGACGGGTGCCCGCGTACCCGAGCCACGACACGTCGGCGCTGCGCCGAGCGGCCAGCCACCTCACCTTCGGCCTGAGTAGCGCGCTCGCCGGCCCGAGCTGGCTCGGTGGGGTCGACGTCACGTACGTCTACCATCCGCCGCCCACGGCGGTCGCCGCGGCAGCGCTCGTCCGGGCCGCCCGGCGTACCCCGATCGTCCTGCACGTGCAGGACATGTGGCCTGATTCAGTCCTGCATTCCGGGATGTCCCCGACCGGTCTCGCCGGACGAGCGGTGGCGGGTGGTCTGGACGTCCTCATGCGGTCGGCCTACCGGTTGGCGGCCGCGATCGTGGTGATCTCACCGGCGATGGCAGCCCTCGTGGTGGAGCGGGGTGCCGATCCGAGCCGCGTGCGTGTGGTGTGGAACTGGACCGACGACGTTCTGTTCCGGCCCGTGGCACCGACGGACGCGGCCCGCGCCACGCTCGGACGACGGGACCGGTGCACGGTGATGTTCACCGGCAACCTCGGTCTGCTTCAGGGCGTGGACACGGCCATTCGCGCGGCGTCCGCCGTCCGGGACCGGGTGGACCTTGTTCTGGTCGGATCGGGTGCCTACGAGGACGAGGCCCGCAGGCTCGCTACCGAGCTGAACGCTGACAACGTCCGTTTCGTTGGTCGCCGCGCCCCGACGGAGATGGCAGACCTGTACGCGGCGGCCGACTGGCAGCTGGTGTGCCTGCGGGATCTGCCGGCGCTACGCGGCACCGTCCCGTCGAAGCTGCAGGCCGCTTTTGCCTGCGGCGCTCCGGTGATCGCCGCGCTGGGCGGGGACGCCGCCGCTCTGGTGGATTCGGCGGGAGCTGGGCTGGTCTGCCCACCGGGGGACTGGGCGGCGCTCGCGGACCGCATGCGGCAGGCGGCCGACACGGCCGCGGCCGACCGCGCCGCGATGGGCCAGCGAGCACGCCTGGCCTACCAGGAGCGGATGTGTGTGCGGGTCGGCGTCGACCAGTTCGAGGACATTCTGACGAAGGTGGCAGCAGGGAAAGGACGGCCATGA